One genomic segment of Gemmatimonas aurantiaca includes these proteins:
- the trmFO gene encoding methylenetetrahydrofolate--tRNA-(uracil(54)-C(5))-methyltransferase (FADH(2)-oxidizing) TrmFO — translation MTTPLLQRDTKSETRSDTNRGATSPVHIVGGGLAGSEAAWQLAERGHDVVVHEMRPVRGTAAHRTERLGELVCSNTFKSTETSNAHGLLKAEMRALGSLILTCADEARVPGGSALTVDRDVFSQGVHERLHAHPRITVTREEVTELPDVGVIATGPLTSDALAERIRARLGVESLAFYDAIAPVVSVESIDQGIAFRASRWGKETMEGAGEEGAFLNCPFTKDEYDAFVAALTTADQFTAHEFDAVPYFEGCMPVEEMARRGPETLRFGPMKPIGLRDPRTDRKPWAVAQLRMEDRGGRMWNLVGFQTRLRIPEQARVFRMIPGLAEAEFLRYGSIHRNSYVNAPAALSSHLSLRDAPTTLFAGQITGVEGYTESSATGLIAGINLSRMLRGEEPVVPPVASMLGALYRYLREADPKHFQPMNANFGLLDELEGVPAKVLKDKVRKRELFAERALQAMEAWRDEHELLAHA, via the coding sequence ATGACGACACCGCTTTTGCAGCGCGACACGAAATCCGAGACGAGGTCCGACACGAATCGCGGTGCGACGTCACCGGTGCACATCGTCGGTGGTGGTCTCGCCGGCAGTGAGGCGGCGTGGCAGCTGGCGGAGCGTGGGCACGACGTCGTGGTCCACGAGATGCGCCCCGTACGGGGCACGGCGGCGCATCGGACGGAGCGTCTCGGTGAGCTGGTGTGCTCGAACACGTTCAAGAGCACGGAGACCTCCAACGCCCATGGCCTGCTCAAGGCCGAGATGCGCGCGCTGGGTTCGCTCATTCTCACCTGTGCCGACGAAGCCCGCGTACCGGGGGGCAGTGCGCTGACGGTCGACCGCGACGTCTTTTCGCAGGGCGTGCACGAGCGATTGCACGCCCATCCGCGCATCACGGTCACGCGCGAAGAAGTCACCGAATTGCCGGACGTGGGTGTGATCGCCACCGGTCCGCTCACCAGTGACGCACTGGCCGAACGCATTCGCGCGCGACTCGGAGTGGAGTCGCTCGCGTTCTACGACGCGATCGCACCGGTGGTGTCGGTGGAATCCATCGATCAGGGCATCGCATTCCGCGCTTCCCGCTGGGGCAAGGAGACGATGGAAGGCGCGGGTGAGGAAGGGGCGTTCCTGAACTGCCCATTCACGAAGGACGAATACGACGCGTTCGTCGCCGCGCTCACGACGGCCGATCAGTTCACGGCGCACGAATTCGACGCGGTGCCGTATTTCGAAGGCTGCATGCCCGTGGAGGAGATGGCGCGTCGTGGTCCGGAGACGTTGCGCTTCGGTCCGATGAAGCCCATCGGGCTGCGCGACCCGCGCACCGATCGCAAGCCCTGGGCGGTGGCGCAGCTCCGCATGGAGGACCGCGGCGGTCGCATGTGGAATCTGGTCGGATTCCAGACGCGGCTGCGCATCCCTGAGCAGGCGCGTGTCTTCCGGATGATTCCGGGCCTCGCCGAGGCGGAGTTTCTGCGCTACGGCAGCATCCATCGCAATTCGTACGTGAACGCTCCGGCGGCCCTGTCGTCGCACCTGTCGTTGCGGGATGCCCCGACCACGCTCTTCGCCGGGCAGATCACCGGTGTGGAGGGCTACACCGAGAGCAGCGCGACGGGACTGATCGCCGGCATCAATCTCTCGCGTATGCTGCGTGGTGAGGAGCCCGTCGTGCCCCCCGTCGCATCCATGCTCGGCGCGCTGTATCGTTATCTGCGGGAAGCCGATCCGAAGCACTTCCAGCCGATGAACGCCAACTTTGGTCTGCTCGATGAGCTCGAGGGCGTGCCGGCCAAGGTGCTGAAGGACAAGGTCCGCAAGCGCGAACTGTTTGCCGAGCGTGCCCTGCAGGCAATGGAGGCCTGGCGTGACGAACACGAACTCCTCGCGCACGCCTGA
- the topA gene encoding type I DNA topoisomerase: protein MPIKKAAKKAATKKTAKKATTTAATKAAGAKAPATSSAKTARKAPARKTPASKTAARKTAAGKATSGKATAGKATARKAALRAEPVDLPDDEPAPAGGTSLVIVESPAKAKTIGKYLGRGYTVKATVGHVRDLPAKKLGIDIDHGFAPEYVTIEGKEDILTDLKKIAKGAREIFIATDPDREGEAIGWHVEQYFTQPRRHAVSAPIRRVMFHEITKDAVHKSMAKPTDIDNRKVEAQQARRVLDRLVGYKASPVLWKTVKKGLSAGRVQTVALRLIVEREREIRAFTPVEYWSIAADLQKGQQAFTAKLHQVDGKKPEIHKGEEAERILADLKGRKEFVVTEVKRRERRKNPAAPFTTSTLQQEAAKKLGFGSKRTMRLAQDLYEGIDIGIDGASGLITYMRTDSTRVSEDAANAARETLRAQFGDDFLAAAPQLYPSGKANAQDAHEGVRPTDPSRRPEHVQKHLTADQFKLYQLIWQRFMASQMAPAVFDTTTVDFDIPVKTPEGDRRYLFRATGSVVKFQGFLALYREAREEGDAKALEDEQALPVLDVDEKVPVKAITPTQHFTEPPPRFSEASLVKELERLGIGRPSTYASIISVLAERRYVSLEQRRFFPTSLGETVEKVMVKKFPDVFNVGFTAQMEEELDKIADGEIDWVHALGDFWTPFQRTLNDNDLDVLIGEAYDLSGLASERCPECGGKLVAKGGFFGPFIACENHPKACKYTRPIKGEKKPAELTSYLCQECGAPMVIRHGRSGDFLGCSRFPKCRGTRSMPTGVKCPKDGGEIAERRSKKRGKAFYGCENYPNCDFVVWDKPVPETCPECGYVGAEAKSNKTRGNYRKCLKCGNEWDVATPAEAEDVAEVA from the coding sequence ATGCCAATCAAGAAGGCTGCCAAAAAGGCGGCGACAAAGAAGACGGCGAAAAAAGCGACGACGACGGCGGCCACAAAGGCTGCTGGCGCCAAGGCGCCTGCCACGTCGTCCGCAAAAACCGCACGGAAAGCGCCGGCCCGGAAGACACCGGCTTCGAAAACCGCAGCCCGCAAGACCGCGGCTGGGAAGGCCACGTCCGGCAAGGCGACCGCCGGTAAGGCGACCGCCCGCAAGGCCGCGCTGCGCGCCGAGCCGGTCGATCTGCCGGACGACGAGCCGGCGCCGGCTGGCGGGACGTCGCTCGTCATCGTCGAGTCGCCCGCCAAGGCCAAGACCATCGGCAAGTACCTCGGCCGCGGCTACACGGTGAAAGCCACCGTCGGCCACGTGCGCGACCTGCCGGCCAAGAAGCTCGGTATCGATATCGATCACGGCTTTGCCCCCGAGTACGTCACCATCGAGGGCAAGGAAGACATCCTCACCGATCTGAAGAAGATCGCCAAGGGTGCGCGCGAGATCTTCATCGCTACCGACCCTGATCGCGAAGGCGAAGCCATCGGCTGGCATGTGGAGCAGTATTTCACGCAGCCCCGGCGTCACGCCGTCTCGGCGCCCATCCGCCGCGTGATGTTCCATGAGATCACCAAGGACGCGGTGCACAAGTCCATGGCGAAGCCCACGGATATCGACAACCGCAAGGTGGAAGCGCAGCAGGCCCGGCGGGTGCTCGACCGGTTGGTGGGATACAAGGCCAGCCCGGTTCTGTGGAAGACCGTGAAAAAAGGACTGTCCGCCGGCCGTGTGCAGACCGTGGCGCTGCGACTCATCGTGGAACGGGAGCGCGAGATCCGCGCGTTCACACCCGTCGAGTACTGGAGCATCGCCGCCGATCTGCAGAAGGGGCAGCAGGCGTTCACGGCCAAGCTCCATCAGGTGGACGGCAAGAAGCCCGAAATCCACAAGGGTGAGGAAGCCGAGCGCATTCTTGCCGATCTGAAGGGACGCAAGGAGTTCGTGGTCACCGAAGTGAAGCGGCGCGAACGTCGCAAGAACCCGGCGGCGCCATTCACCACGTCCACACTGCAGCAGGAAGCGGCGAAGAAGCTGGGTTTCGGTTCCAAGCGCACGATGCGCCTCGCGCAGGATCTGTACGAAGGCATCGACATCGGCATCGATGGCGCGTCGGGCCTCATCACGTACATGCGTACCGATTCCACGCGTGTGTCGGAAGATGCGGCCAACGCCGCCCGCGAGACTCTGCGTGCGCAGTTCGGTGACGACTTCCTCGCGGCGGCCCCGCAGCTCTATCCGAGCGGCAAGGCCAATGCGCAGGATGCACACGAAGGCGTGCGTCCCACCGACCCATCGCGTCGTCCTGAGCATGTGCAGAAGCATCTCACGGCCGATCAGTTCAAGCTCTATCAGCTCATCTGGCAGCGCTTCATGGCGTCGCAGATGGCGCCCGCGGTGTTCGACACCACCACGGTCGATTTCGACATCCCGGTGAAGACACCCGAGGGAGATCGTCGCTATCTGTTCCGCGCCACGGGCTCCGTCGTGAAGTTCCAGGGCTTCCTCGCGCTCTATCGTGAAGCCCGCGAAGAGGGAGACGCCAAGGCGCTCGAAGACGAGCAGGCGTTGCCGGTGCTCGACGTGGACGAGAAGGTGCCCGTGAAGGCCATCACGCCCACACAGCACTTCACCGAGCCGCCACCGCGTTTCTCCGAAGCGTCGCTCGTGAAGGAACTCGAGCGGCTAGGCATCGGTCGGCCGTCCACCTATGCGTCCATCATCTCCGTGCTGGCCGAGCGTCGTTACGTCTCGCTCGAACAGCGCCGGTTCTTCCCCACGTCGCTGGGCGAAACGGTGGAGAAGGTGATGGTGAAGAAATTCCCCGATGTGTTCAACGTCGGCTTCACCGCGCAGATGGAGGAGGAACTCGACAAGATCGCCGACGGCGAGATCGACTGGGTGCATGCGCTGGGCGATTTCTGGACGCCGTTCCAGCGCACGCTCAATGACAACGATCTCGATGTGCTCATCGGGGAGGCGTACGATCTTTCCGGACTGGCCAGCGAGCGTTGCCCGGAGTGCGGCGGCAAGCTGGTGGCCAAAGGCGGTTTCTTCGGACCGTTCATCGCCTGTGAGAATCATCCCAAGGCCTGCAAGTACACGCGCCCCATCAAGGGCGAGAAGAAGCCGGCGGAGCTCACGAGCTATCTCTGTCAGGAATGTGGTGCCCCCATGGTCATCCGGCATGGACGGTCGGGCGACTTCCTGGGGTGCAGCCGATTCCCGAAGTGTCGCGGCACGCGTTCCATGCCCACCGGCGTGAAGTGTCCCAAGGACGGCGGTGAGATCGCCGAACGGCGCAGCAAGAAGCGCGGCAAGGCGTTCTACGGTTGCGAGAACTATCCCAACTGCGACTTCGTCGTGTGGGACAAGCCCGTGCCCGAAACCTGTCCCGAGTGCGGGTACGTGGGCGCCGAAGCCAAGAGCAACAAGACGCGCGGCAACTACCGGAAGTGCCTCAAGTGTGGCAACGAGTGGGATGTGGCCACACCCGCGGAGGCCGAGGACGTCGCTGAGGTGGCGTGA
- a CDS encoding DUF494 family protein, translating into MDDRWMPVVAELRERFSADTDVIEVEAYLSSQGYDRRQIGEILSLLFSDTVPSPMWGGANDAREPSLRVQGPHERGRFAADAWGYLISLHRAGAVNLIDFEQLVERALIHVDGRITLTDVRAIAEDIGVDDGAMGRERPLIH; encoded by the coding sequence ATGGACGATCGCTGGATGCCGGTTGTGGCCGAATTGCGGGAGAGATTCTCCGCCGACACCGATGTGATAGAGGTGGAGGCGTACCTTTCGTCACAAGGATACGATCGGCGTCAAATTGGTGAGATTCTTTCCCTGCTGTTCAGCGATACTGTGCCGTCTCCGATGTGGGGCGGCGCGAACGATGCTCGGGAACCATCTCTGCGGGTGCAGGGTCCTCACGAGCGTGGTCGGTTCGCCGCCGACGCCTGGGGATATCTGATTTCACTCCACCGGGCCGGCGCCGTGAACCTTATCGACTTCGAGCAACTCGTGGAGCGTGCGCTGATCCATGTCGATGGCCGGATCACTCTGACGGATGTCCGCGCCATCGCGGAAGACATCGGAGTCGACGATGGCGCCATGGGCCGGGAGCGCCCCCTGATTCACTGA
- a CDS encoding shikimate kinase — protein sequence MPDHADRPNRKDRTGRLTGRQIDGHIVLVGLPGAGKTTVGRAVAKALRRPFLDFDVEIERRAGMPVARIFAERGEVAFREMEVALTRELAAAPPMVLSPGGGWVTNAGVIELLRPPGYLIHLLVSPAEALRRLSRSRVVRPLLAQADPSIKMQALWEARAGLYGKADMVLNVEVVEPQRITDSIVALAHGRTPEIG from the coding sequence GTGCCTGACCACGCGGATCGCCCGAATCGCAAGGATCGCACGGGCCGGCTGACGGGCCGGCAGATCGACGGACATATCGTTCTGGTGGGCCTGCCGGGGGCGGGTAAAACCACCGTTGGGCGGGCCGTGGCCAAAGCGCTGCGTCGTCCGTTCCTCGATTTTGATGTCGAGATCGAGCGTCGGGCGGGGATGCCGGTGGCCCGCATCTTCGCCGAGCGGGGGGAAGTGGCGTTCCGGGAGATGGAGGTGGCATTGACCCGTGAACTCGCCGCGGCTCCGCCCATGGTGCTCTCGCCTGGCGGCGGCTGGGTGACCAATGCCGGGGTGATCGAACTGCTCAGACCACCCGGCTACCTCATCCATCTCCTGGTATCGCCAGCCGAAGCCCTGCGTCGTCTCTCGCGGTCGCGTGTGGTGCGCCCGTTGCTGGCGCAGGCGGACCCATCCATAAAAATGCAGGCACTTTGGGAGGCTCGTGCCGGGCTCTACGGGAAAGCCGATATGGTTCTGAATGTGGAAGTTGTTGAACCGCAACGCATTACGGATTCCATCGTGGCGCTTGCCCACGGCAGGACGCCGGAGATAGGTTAG
- the aroC gene encoding chorismate synthase: protein MSNLRFTTAGESHGPALISVLEGMPAGVPLLAVDVDTELARRQQGYGRGRRMQIETDRIEFLSGVRAGETLGSPIAMMIRNSDWKNWQEIMDPAPREGDTGGLRKRHVTRVRPGHADLTGILKYDRDDARDILERASARETTARVAAAAICRVLLRELGIHIGSHLVHLGGIDAARPDDLPQDLNAASDASPLRTLDRDAEARMIALIDTTKREGNTLGGICEVVVTGLPVGLGSHVSWDRRIDGRLGQAMLSIPAVKGVEIGLGFETARRTGAEVHDEIEAAPGRTRAGHVRRRTNRAGGTEGGMTTGEPLVVRVAMKPISTLMRPLGTVDMATGQAAQAVAERSDVTAVPAMGVIAEAMAAWVLADAVLEKFGGDSLDEVRRNLDGYLRQLDARVDSRVDGHADRHADGPAS, encoded by the coding sequence ATGTCGAACCTCCGCTTCACCACCGCTGGCGAGTCCCATGGACCCGCGCTGATTTCCGTGCTCGAGGGAATGCCGGCCGGCGTTCCCCTGCTGGCCGTCGATGTCGATACCGAACTGGCGCGGCGTCAGCAGGGCTATGGACGCGGACGCCGCATGCAGATCGAAACCGATCGCATCGAATTCCTGTCGGGTGTGCGCGCCGGTGAGACGCTCGGTTCGCCGATCGCGATGATGATCCGCAACAGCGACTGGAAGAATTGGCAGGAGATCATGGATCCCGCGCCGCGTGAGGGCGACACCGGTGGCCTGCGCAAGCGGCATGTGACCCGTGTGCGTCCGGGGCACGCCGATCTCACGGGCATCCTCAAGTACGACCGCGACGATGCGCGGGACATTCTCGAGCGCGCGTCGGCGCGTGAGACCACCGCCCGCGTTGCCGCAGCCGCCATCTGCCGGGTCCTGCTGCGCGAACTGGGCATCCACATCGGTTCGCATCTCGTGCACCTCGGCGGAATCGACGCGGCGAGACCGGACGACCTGCCGCAGGATCTCAATGCCGCGTCCGATGCGTCGCCATTGCGTACGCTCGACAGGGACGCCGAAGCGCGCATGATCGCCCTCATCGACACGACGAAGCGGGAGGGCAACACCCTGGGCGGCATCTGCGAAGTCGTGGTGACGGGGCTGCCGGTGGGCCTGGGCTCGCATGTGTCCTGGGATCGCCGGATCGACGGACGGTTGGGGCAGGCCATGCTCTCCATTCCCGCGGTGAAGGGCGTGGAGATCGGCCTGGGCTTCGAAACGGCCCGCCGGACCGGCGCCGAGGTGCACGATGAAATCGAAGCCGCGCCCGGTCGTACGCGGGCAGGTCATGTCCGGCGTCGCACCAACCGCGCCGGCGGCACCGAAGGCGGCATGACCACCGGTGAGCCGCTGGTCGTCCGGGTGGCCATGAAGCCCATTTCCACGCTGATGCGGCCCCTGGGCACGGTCGACATGGCCACGGGGCAGGCGGCGCAGGCGGTGGCGGAACGCAGTGACGTCACTGCCGTACCGGCCATGGGCGTGATCGCCGAGGCGATGGCCGCCTGGGTGCTGGCAGACGCGGTGCTCGAGAAGTTCGGCGGTGATTCACTGGACGAAGTCCGGCGCAACCTCGACGGTTATCTCCGGCAGCTCGACGCGCGGGTCGACAGCCGGGTCGATGGTCATGCCGACCGCCACGCCGACGGGCCCGCGTCCTGA